Within Actinosynnema pretiosum, the genomic segment CGCGACGCGCCGGTTGCCGCGCGCCAGCGCCAGCTCCGCCCGGCACAGCCGCAGCAGCATCCGCAGGTCGATGGCGACGAACTTGCGCGACCGGACGACCCCGCGCAGCAGCTCGTCGGCCCGGTCGGGCGCGCCCCTGCGGATCTCCAGCCTGGCCGCCAGCACGAGCGCGAGCGCGGCCTGCTCGACCAGCCGCAGCGCGGTCAGCCCGGCGGACAGCGCGATGGCCCTGCGCACCAGCTGCTCGGGTGGGCGGCGGGGGGCCTGGAGCGCCCGCTGGACGTCCACCCGCAGCGCCAGCAGGCCCGCGACGCCCGCCCACGCCGGGCTGCCGCGCCGCAGCAGCTTGCGCTGCGCGGCCTTGGCCATCCGCTTGGCGAGCACGAGGTCGCCGTCCTGGAGGGCGGCGGCGGCGCGGAACAGCTCGGCCTCGGCGACGTCCTGCCCGATGCGCTGGCGGCGCAGCTCGGGCAGCACCTCGTCGAGGAGCCTGCCCGCCTCGTCGGCCAGGCCGACGCCGATGAGCGCCTCGGCCTGGTCGATGCGCAGCCGCAGCAGCAGGCCGGGCTCCAGCCTTTGGAACGCGAGCGCCGCGTCGTGGTAGTGGCGCAGCGCGGCCGGGGTGTCGCCCGCGCGCTGGAGCGAGTTGCCGAGCGCGTGCTTGGCGATGGCCGAGCGCATCGGCAGGTCGTGCGCGTCGGCCAGCTCGACGGCGCGGTCCAGGTCCCTGGCCGCCCGGTGGTAGTCCTGGGCCTCGCCGTGCGCGTTGCCCCGGTTGGTCAGCGCGACGACGAGCTGCTCGACCGCGTCGGGCTTGTCCACCAGGACGCGCTCGCTGCGCTCGACCGCCACGTCGAGCCGGGCGACGCCCTCCTCGATCCGGCCGACCCGGCACAGCAGCGCGGCCTGGTTGACGGCGACGACGATGGCGAGGCCGTCGCGCAGGCCCCCGTCGCTCAGGCCGCCCAGCTCGGCCTCGACGGCGGCGAGCTGGGTGAGGCCCCGCTCCACGTTGCCGGTCTCGGCGAGGCAGAAGGCCAGGGTGCTCATGAGCCTGGCGCGGACCTCCAGGCGGTCCTGGGGGGCGATGCCCCCGGTCTCCAGCAGGGCGAGCCCCTCGCGCATCTGCCGGATGGCGAGCGGGTGCCGGTCGGCGGTCGCCGCCTCCAGCGCGCTGCGGTGGAGTTCCCTGGCGAGTTCGATCGCGTTTTCCGGTCCGGTGGGCCCGCGCGTTCCGCGAGGTCTGAGACCGGGTGTGTGCGCGGCCACTGTCATATCAGATCACACGCGGCAAGCAGGGGGCCGGGCGGTTCTCACCCGGCCCCCTGGACTCGTCGCGCGCTCGCTCCGGAGTTCCCGCTCCCGGTCAGTTGGCCACGGCGGTCACGGGCTCGTCCAGCGGCTTGTAGGGGCCGCCGTTCACCTCGTTCACGGGCTCGTCCAGCGGCTTGTACGGACCGCCGTTGACGACCGCGTCGGACTTGCCCGACAACCGGTCGACGTCGCCGCCGACCACGTCCAGCCGTTCGGCGGGCGGCTGGTCGGAGCCGAGCAGGGCGACGGGCTCGTCGAGCGGCTTGTAGGGGCCGCCGTTGACGACGACCGCGGGCTCGCCCAGGGGCTTGTACGGGCCGCCCATGGGCGTGACGGGCCTGCGACCACCGGGCGTCGGGCCGGCGGGCGCGGCGCCCGGCTCGTCGTCGGTGCGGACGGGTTCGATGGCAGACATGAGCGTTGTCCTCCCCTTGCAACGGCACCCGCGGCGACGGGCGCTCTCGTGCCTGTGCGTGTGCTGTGATCACTCGAACAGCCCCCCGGCTCGCCCGAGCGGACAAAGCCTTACACAGATGGCGGCTGCTTTGAGGGGTTTTTTTACTCAGAGCCACCAGAGTGCTTTTTGCCCACCTGCCGTGACCAGCCCCGACAATGCTGCGCACAAAACAATGTCACCCTTTAGGAGTAACGTGTTCACTGTGTGAATCCGTGCGCAGGGCGAACAGCGGGGCAACCCGTCACTCGACCTGGGGAGGAATAGTCATCCCGGTAGCGCAATCCGCACCCGACCACGTCCTTCAGAGTGTCACCCGAAAGGGCTAGACAAATGGTCCTCGCGGAGCAGTGGGCCGGTGCGCCTGGAAAGCGCGGGACCCCGGAGCCGAAGCCGGTTCCGGGGTCCCGAGTGCGCGCGTCCGCGCGAGGTGCGCCTGGGTCAGCCGCCGCAGCGGGCGATGACCAGCTCCCGCACCCGCTTCGCGTCGGCCTGGCCCTTGGTGGCCTTCATGACCGCGCCGACGATGGCGCCCGCCGCCGCGACCTTGCCGTCGCGGATCTTCGCCGCGATGTCCGGCTGCGCCGCGAGCGCCTCGTCGACGGCCTTCTCCAGCGCCGAGTCGTCCGACACGACCTTCAGGCCGCGCGCCTCGATCACCGCCTCCGGCTCGCCCTCGCCCTCCAGCACGCCGGTGACGACCTCGCGGGCCAGCTTGTTGGTCAGCTCGCCCGCGTTGACCAGCGCCACGACCCGCGCGATCTGGACCGGCGTGATCGCCAGCTCGCCCAGCTCGACGCCCCGGCCGTTGGCCTCCTTGGTCAGGTAGGCCACCCACCACGAGCGCGCCTCGGCGGGCGTGGCGCCCGCCTCGACGGTCGCGGCGACCAGGTCGACCGCGCCGGAGTTGACCAGGTCGCGCAGCTCGGCGTCGGTCAGGCTCCACTCGGTCTGGATGCGCTTGCGGCGCTCCCAGGGCAGCTCGGGCAGCGTGCCGCGCAGCTGCTCGACCCACTCGCGGGACGGGGCCACGGGCACCAGGTCGGGCTCCGGGAAGTACCGGTAGTCCTCCGCGGTCTCCTTGGCGCGGCCCGAGGAGGTGCCGCCGGTGGACTCGTCGAAGTGCCGGGTCTCCTGGCGGATCGAGCCGCCGCCCGCGAGCACCGCGCCGTGCCGGGTCATCTCGAACCGGACCGCCCGCTCGACGCTGCGCAGCGAGTTCACGTTCTTGGTCTCGGTGCGGGTGCCGAGGACGTCGGAGCCCTTCGGCATCAGCGACACGTTCGCGTCGCAGCGCAGCGAGCCCTGGTCCATGCGCACGTCGGAGACGTCGAGGGCCTTGAGCAGGTCGCGCAGCGCGGTCACGTAGGCGCGGGCCACCTCCGGCGCGCGGGCACCGGTGCCGGTGATCGTCTTGGTGACGATCTCGATCAGCGGGACGCCCGCCCGGTTGTAGTCCAGCAGCGAGTGCTCCGCGCCGTGGATGCGCCCGGTGGCGCCGCCGACGTGCAGCGACTTGCCGGTGTCCTCCTCCATGTGCGCGCGCTCGATCTCCACGCGCACGACCTCGCCGTCGTCCAGGGTGACGTCGAGCCAGCCGTTGAAGGCGATCGGCTCGTCGTACTGCGAGGTCTGGAAGTTCTTCGGCATGTCCGGGTAGAAGTAGTTCTTCCGGGCGAACCGGCACCACTCGGCGATCTCGCAGTTGAGCGCGAGGCCGATCCGGATCGCCGACTCGACCGCGGTGCCGTTGACCACCGGCAGCGCGCCGGGCAGGCCGAGGCACACCGGGCACACGTTGGTGTTCGGCTCGCCGCCGAAGGCGTTCGCGCAGCCGCAGAACATCTTGGTGGCGGTGTGCAGCTCGACGTGCACCTCAAGGCCCAGGACGGGGTCGAACCGCTCGACGACCTCGTCGTAGTCCATCAGCTCGTAGGCCGTGGTCATGCCAACCCGTCCTTCCGGTACGCCCTGACGGCCATGGCCGCGCCCGTGACGGCGACCAGGATGCTGCCCGCCGCGTTGACCAGGGCGAGCTTGTCGCCGTCACCGCGCGCCGCGCGCAGGGTGGAGAACGCGCTCGCCGCCGCGGCGACGGCGCTGAGCAGGCCGAACAGGCCGCGTGCCGCCTTCATCGGGCCGCTCCTTCCAGCTGGGGGGCCTGGCTGATGACGGTGTGGCCGAGCGCGGCGTCGCGGGCGACCTCGTAGGCCGCGGCGACCCGGTACATGCGGTGGTCCTGCAGGGCCGGGGCCATGATCTGCAGGCCGACCGGCAGGCCGTCCTCGGCGGACAGTCCGCTGGGGACGCTCAGCGCGGCGTTGCCCGCCAGGTTGGCGGGGATCGTGCACAGGTCCGCCTTGTACATGGCCATCGGGTCGCCGGTGCGCTCGCCGATCTTGAACGCCGTGGTGGGCGTGGTCGGCGACACCAGCACGTCGACGGTCGCGTAGGCGGCCTCGAAGTCGCGGGTGATGAGCGTGCGGACCTTCTGCGCCGAGCCGTAGTAGGCGTCGTAGTAGCCGGAGGACAGCGCGTAGGTGCCGATCATGATGCGCCGCTTGACCTCGGCGCCGAAGCCCGCCTCGCGGGTCAGCGACATGACCTCCTCGGCGCTGCGCGTGCCGTCGTCGCCGACGCGCAGGCCGTAGCGCATGGCGTCGAAGCGGGCCAGGTTCGAGGACGCCTCGCTGGGCGCGATCAGGTAGTACGCGGGCAGCGCGTAGTCGAAGCTCGGGCAGGAGACCTCGACGATCTCGGCGCCGAGCTGCTTGAGCTGCGCCACGGCCGCCTCGAACGAGCGCAGCACGCCGGGCTGGTAGCCGTCGCCGGAGAACTGGGTGACCACGCCGACGCGCACGCCGGTCAGGTCGCCGGACAGGCCCTCGCGGGCCGCCGCCACCACCGGGGGGACGGGGGCGTTGATCGAGGTCGAGTCGAGCGGGTCGTGGCCCGCGATGACCTCGTGCAGCAGCGCGGCGTCCAGCACCGTGCGGGCGCACGGGCCGCCCTGGTCGAGCGAGGACGAGAACGCCACCAGGCCGTAGCGGGACACCGAGCCGTAGGTGGGCTTGACGCCCACGGTGCCGGTGACCGAGCCGGGCTGGCGGATCGAGCCGCCGGTGTCGGTGCCGATCGCGAGGGGGGCCTCGAACGCGGCGAGCGCGGCCGAGGAGCCGCCGCCGGAGCCGCCGGGGATGCGGTCCAGGTCCCACGGGTTGCGGGTCGGGCCGTAGGCGGAGTTCTCGGTGGAGGAGCCCATCGCGAACTCGTCCATGTTCGTCTTGCCCAGCACCACGACGCCGGCTTCCTTGAGCCTGCGCGTGACGGTGGCGTCGTACGGCGGGCGCCAGCCCTCCAGCATCTTCGAGCCGACGGTCGTGGGCACGCCCTCGGTGGTGAAGACGTCCTTGAGCGCCAGCGGGACGCCCGCGAGCGGGCTCGCCGGGGCCTCGCCCGAGGCGACGGCCTCGTCGACGCGGCGGGCCGCGGCGAGCGCGCCCTCCCGGTCGACGTGCAGGAAGGCGTGCACGGCGCCGTCGACCGCGTCGATCCGGTCGAGGTGCGCCTGCGCGACCTCGACGGCGGAGACCTCGCGGGAGGCGATCTTCGCCGCCAGGTCGGCGGCGGTGCTGCGGGTCAGGTCGTTCATGCTTCCTCACCGAGAATGCGCGGGACGCGGAAGCGGCCTTCCTCGGCGGCGGGGGCGCCCGCGAGCGCCTGCTGCTGACCGAGGCTGGGACGCACCACGTCCTCGCGGAACACGTTGGTCAGCGGTACGGCGTGCGAAGTGGGTGGGATGTCAGCGGTGGCGATGTCGCCCACCGTGGCCACCGACTGCAGGATCACGTCAAGCTGGCCTGCGAAGAGGTCAAGCTCGTCGTCGGTGACGGCGAGCCTGGCCAGGCGGGCCAGGTGCGCGACCTCGTCGCGGGAGATGCTCGGCACCTCGTCAACCCCCGTGGGTCGGTTGTGGGATCTGGGACCCGGCGAGTCTATTGGCTGGTCAGGGTGAGGGCCGACCGGGTTGTCGTGCGCGGTGGGGGGAGTGGCGGATTTTACGCCCGCGCAACGCACGGCGCGGGTCGGGGAGCGAGGCTCCGTCTGAGACAATCACCGGCTGGCGGGTGCCGAAGTCCGGCAGTCCGGCAGTCCAGGGGTTCCGCAGCCCAGCAGTTCCGCAGTTCCGCAGCAAGCCTGGAGGCGTGCACCGTGTCCTTCCTGATCCGCGTCCAGCTCCCGGACCGTCCCGGCACGCTCGGCGCCGTGGCGTCGGCCCTCGGCGAGATCGGGGCCGACATCCTGAGCGTGGACGTGGTGGAGCGGTCGCCGGGGGTCGCCATCGACGACCTGGTCGTGGAGCTGCCGTCCGGGCGGCTGCCCGACGGGCTGATCACCGCGGCGGAGTCGGTGGAGGGCGTCGAGGTCGACGCGGTCCGGCCGTACGCCGGGGTGCTGAACACGCACCGGGAGCTGGAGCTGGTGGAGGAGGTCGCCGACGAGCCCGCCAAGGGGCTCGCGGTGTTCACCGAGGGCGTGCCGAAGATCATCCGCGCCGGGTGGGCCGTGGTGATCGAGATCGACGGGGGCGGCTACCGGGTGACCGCGTCGGCGGCGGCGCCGGAGAGCGTGGAGCTGCCGCCGTGGATGCCGCTGGCCAGGGCGACGGTGCTGGACGGCGAGGACGGCTGGGTCCCGGAGACCTGGCGGGAGCTGGGCACGGAGCTGGCGGC encodes:
- the gatA gene encoding Asp-tRNA(Asn)/Glu-tRNA(Gln) amidotransferase subunit GatA; amino-acid sequence: MNDLTRSTAADLAAKIASREVSAVEVAQAHLDRIDAVDGAVHAFLHVDREGALAAARRVDEAVASGEAPASPLAGVPLALKDVFTTEGVPTTVGSKMLEGWRPPYDATVTRRLKEAGVVVLGKTNMDEFAMGSSTENSAYGPTRNPWDLDRIPGGSGGGSSAALAAFEAPLAIGTDTGGSIRQPGSVTGTVGVKPTYGSVSRYGLVAFSSSLDQGGPCARTVLDAALLHEVIAGHDPLDSTSINAPVPPVVAAAREGLSGDLTGVRVGVVTQFSGDGYQPGVLRSFEAAVAQLKQLGAEIVEVSCPSFDYALPAYYLIAPSEASSNLARFDAMRYGLRVGDDGTRSAEEVMSLTREAGFGAEVKRRIMIGTYALSSGYYDAYYGSAQKVRTLITRDFEAAYATVDVLVSPTTPTTAFKIGERTGDPMAMYKADLCTIPANLAGNAALSVPSGLSAEDGLPVGLQIMAPALQDHRMYRVAAAYEVARDAALGHTVISQAPQLEGAAR
- the gatB gene encoding Asp-tRNA(Asn)/Glu-tRNA(Gln) amidotransferase subunit GatB — protein: MTTAYELMDYDEVVERFDPVLGLEVHVELHTATKMFCGCANAFGGEPNTNVCPVCLGLPGALPVVNGTAVESAIRIGLALNCEIAEWCRFARKNYFYPDMPKNFQTSQYDEPIAFNGWLDVTLDDGEVVRVEIERAHMEEDTGKSLHVGGATGRIHGAEHSLLDYNRAGVPLIEIVTKTITGTGARAPEVARAYVTALRDLLKALDVSDVRMDQGSLRCDANVSLMPKGSDVLGTRTETKNVNSLRSVERAVRFEMTRHGAVLAGGGSIRQETRHFDESTGGTSSGRAKETAEDYRYFPEPDLVPVAPSREWVEQLRGTLPELPWERRKRIQTEWSLTDAELRDLVNSGAVDLVAATVEAGATPAEARSWWVAYLTKEANGRGVELGELAITPVQIARVVALVNAGELTNKLAREVVTGVLEGEGEPEAVIEARGLKVVSDDSALEKAVDEALAAQPDIAAKIRDGKVAAAGAIVGAVMKATKGQADAKRVRELVIARCGG
- the gatC gene encoding Asp-tRNA(Asn)/Glu-tRNA(Gln) amidotransferase subunit GatC, which translates into the protein MPSISRDEVAHLARLARLAVTDDELDLFAGQLDVILQSVATVGDIATADIPPTSHAVPLTNVFREDVVRPSLGQQQALAGAPAAEEGRFRVPRILGEEA
- a CDS encoding ACT domain-containing protein, which encodes MSFLIRVQLPDRPGTLGAVASALGEIGADILSVDVVERSPGVAIDDLVVELPSGRLPDGLITAAESVEGVEVDAVRPYAGVLNTHRELELVEEVADEPAKGLAVFTEGVPKIIRAGWAVVIEIDGGGYRVTASAAAPESVELPPWMPLARATVLDGEDGWVPETWRELGTELAATPLGRADRVLLVGRPGGPMFRAAEVARLAHLAGIVAVVLPD